In Synechococcus sp. HK05, one DNA window encodes the following:
- the mnmE gene encoding tRNA uridine-5-carboxymethylaminomethyl(34) synthesis GTPase MnmE, producing MPDDTIAAVATAIAPGEGSVAIVRLSGPEAEAIGQRLFVPPGDQAWESHRVLYGHVCDPASGERVDEVLLLLMRAPRSFTRETVVEFHCHGGLISVQRVLELVLGSGARRALPGEFSQRAFLNGRLDLTRAEAISELVTARSRRAAQLAMAGLDGGLQARIAGLRERLLDQLAELEARVDFEDDLPPLDGDAVASELAEVQAQLEQLVADGERGQLLREGLRVAIVGRPNVGKSSLLNRLSCSERAIVTDLPGTTRDLVESELVLQGVPLTLLDTAGIRSTSDRVEQIGIERSRSALQAADAVLLLFDLSAGWCADDAALRELVPPGVPLLVVGNKADQLTPGAGPASAAADVCISALTGAGESELVAQLLARCGHSDPQGVHLALNRRQQDLAAAAAASLSASLEAARQQLPWDFWTIDLRTAVRALGEITGEEVSEAVLDRVFSRFCIGK from the coding sequence TTGCCGGACGACACCATCGCTGCTGTGGCCACGGCCATTGCCCCCGGAGAGGGCAGTGTTGCGATCGTGCGGCTGTCCGGGCCTGAGGCAGAAGCTATCGGCCAACGTCTGTTTGTGCCCCCTGGTGATCAGGCCTGGGAGAGTCATCGCGTGCTTTATGGCCATGTGTGTGATCCCGCCAGCGGCGAACGTGTGGACGAGGTGCTGCTGCTGCTGATGCGAGCGCCCCGCAGCTTCACCCGTGAAACGGTGGTCGAGTTCCACTGCCATGGCGGCCTGATCAGCGTGCAGCGCGTGCTGGAGCTGGTGCTGGGTAGCGGTGCCCGCCGCGCCTTGCCAGGGGAGTTCAGCCAGCGGGCCTTTTTGAATGGCCGGCTCGATCTCACCCGTGCTGAGGCGATCAGCGAATTGGTGACGGCCCGCAGCCGCCGCGCCGCCCAGTTGGCGATGGCTGGCCTGGATGGCGGTTTGCAGGCCCGGATTGCTGGTTTGCGGGAGCGGTTGCTGGATCAGCTGGCGGAGCTCGAAGCGCGGGTCGACTTTGAAGACGACCTGCCGCCCCTCGATGGCGATGCTGTGGCGTCTGAACTGGCCGAGGTGCAAGCCCAGCTCGAGCAACTGGTGGCCGATGGCGAGCGTGGCCAGCTGCTGCGTGAGGGCTTGCGGGTGGCCATCGTGGGCCGCCCCAACGTGGGCAAGAGCAGCCTGCTCAACCGGCTCAGCTGCAGTGAGCGGGCGATCGTGACCGATCTGCCCGGCACCACCCGTGATCTGGTGGAGAGCGAGCTGGTGCTCCAGGGGGTGCCGCTCACCTTGCTCGATACCGCCGGCATTCGATCCACCAGCGATCGGGTGGAGCAGATCGGGATTGAGCGCAGCCGCTCCGCCCTGCAGGCCGCCGATGCGGTGCTGTTGCTGTTTGACCTCAGCGCCGGCTGGTGCGCCGACGATGCGGCGTTGCGTGAGCTGGTGCCGCCGGGGGTGCCCCTGCTGGTGGTGGGCAACAAGGCCGATCAGCTCACGCCAGGTGCCGGCCCCGCGTCAGCAGCGGCGGATGTGTGCATCAGTGCGCTCACTGGCGCGGGTGAGAGCGAGCTGGTGGCGCAGCTGCTCGCCCGCTGCGGCCACAGCGATCCACAGGGGGTGCACCTCGCCCTCAATCGCCGTCAGCAGGATTTGGCGGCGGCGGCGGCGGCCAGCCTCAGCGCCAGCCTGGAGGCGGCCCGGCAGCAGCTGCCCTGGGATTTCTGGACGATTGACCTGCGCACCGCCGTGCGCGCCCTCGGGGAGATCACGGGCGAGGAGGTGAGTGAAGCGGTGCTGGACCGGGTGTTCTCCCGCTTTTGCATCGGTAAGTGA
- the nadC gene encoding carboxylating nicotinate-nucleotide diphosphorylase, translating into MAAPLPITPQLCAQLQAWLTEDIGRGDLSAPALQGCAGRAHWIAKAEGRFCGGVLLEPLLHQLDPTAQVRLLVTEGAPVIPGQRLLELEGAAAALVAVERTALNLAMRLSGIATATAALVAELAGTGVQLADTRKTTPGLRVLEKYAVRCGGGVNHRMGLDDAAMLKENHLAWAGGVRAAVAAVRASAPWPARVIVEAETEQQAREAVEAGADGVLLDEFSPETLLLLVPQLRRCAASRVAGASVVLEASGVQPEQLRAYAATGIDLISTSAPITRSSWLDLSMRFEG; encoded by the coding sequence ATGGCAGCTCCACTGCCCATCACTCCTCAACTTTGCGCTCAGCTCCAGGCCTGGCTCACTGAAGACATCGGCCGCGGCGATCTCAGCGCTCCAGCCCTGCAAGGTTGCGCGGGCCGTGCGCACTGGATCGCCAAAGCCGAAGGTCGCTTCTGCGGGGGCGTGCTGCTGGAGCCGTTGCTGCACCAGCTCGATCCAACGGCCCAGGTTCGGTTGTTGGTGACTGAAGGGGCGCCGGTGATTCCAGGGCAGCGTTTGCTGGAGCTGGAGGGTGCGGCAGCGGCCTTGGTGGCGGTGGAGCGCACGGCTCTCAACTTGGCCATGCGGCTCTCCGGTATTGCCACGGCCACGGCTGCTCTGGTGGCTGAGCTCGCTGGCACGGGTGTGCAGTTGGCCGATACCCGCAAAACCACCCCAGGGCTGCGGGTGTTGGAGAAATATGCGGTGCGTTGCGGCGGCGGGGTGAACCACCGCATGGGCCTCGACGATGCCGCCATGCTCAAGGAAAACCATCTGGCCTGGGCCGGTGGCGTGCGCGCGGCGGTGGCGGCGGTACGGGCCTCGGCTCCCTGGCCGGCGCGGGTGATCGTGGAGGCGGAAACCGAGCAGCAGGCCCGCGAAGCGGTCGAGGCCGGTGCCGATGGGGTGTTGCTGGATGAATTCAGCCCCGAGACGTTGCTGCTGCTCGTGCCGCAGTTGCGTCGTTGCGCGGCCTCCCGCGTTGCCGGGGCCTCGGTGGTGCTGGAAGCCTCCGGAGTGCAGCCCGAGCAGCTGCGGGCCTACGCCGCCACTGGGATCGATCTGATCTCCACCAGTGCGCCGATCACCCGCAGCTCCTGGCTCGACCTGAGCATGCGCTTCGAGGGCTGA
- a CDS encoding DUF3365 domain-containing protein: MAITLSAIFALSILVAVLLLNQLFGLQARSLIDQRSSFFMDAMLAVREYTSKDVNPIVAPLNEGAGAFRPESVPSYSAQTVFSYLKAKPEYREYSYREAALNPTNLRDKADSFETGVIERFRNEPSLTTLAGEKNTPLGPMHFVARPIKITKESCLVCHSTPARAPASQLLTYGDSSGFGWKLNEIVGAQIVTVPQKAVFEAKDRSLFTTALLFVIAFVAVGLITNSVLNQLILRPMREISRKAEEASVTPATVSFDERSRSDEIGLLARSFERMKQSLAISMQMLKDRQGRP, encoded by the coding sequence TTGGCCATCACGCTCTCGGCCATCTTTGCGCTGTCGATTCTGGTGGCTGTGCTGCTGTTGAATCAACTCTTTGGCTTGCAGGCGCGCAGCCTGATTGATCAGCGCTCCAGCTTCTTTATGGATGCGATGTTGGCCGTGCGCGAATACACCAGTAAAGATGTCAACCCCATTGTCGCGCCTTTGAATGAAGGAGCGGGTGCATTTCGTCCTGAGTCTGTGCCCAGCTATTCGGCTCAGACGGTCTTCTCCTATCTCAAGGCAAAGCCTGAGTATCGGGAATATTCCTACCGTGAAGCGGCTCTCAATCCCACAAACCTGCGCGATAAGGCCGACAGCTTTGAAACCGGTGTGATCGAGCGTTTTCGCAACGAGCCATCGCTGACCACGCTGGCGGGTGAAAAAAATACACCGCTTGGTCCCATGCACTTTGTGGCGCGTCCGATCAAGATCACCAAAGAGAGTTGCCTGGTTTGTCACTCCACGCCCGCCCGGGCTCCCGCGAGTCAGCTGCTCACCTACGGCGACAGCAGCGGCTTTGGCTGGAAGCTCAATGAGATCGTGGGCGCTCAGATTGTGACGGTGCCCCAGAAGGCTGTGTTTGAGGCCAAGGATCGGTCGCTGTTCACCACGGCGTTGCTGTTTGTGATTGCTTTTGTGGCGGTGGGTTTGATTACTAACAGTGTGCTCAATCAGTTGATCCTGCGCCCCATGCGTGAGATCAGCCGCAAGGCGGAGGAGGCCAGCGTCACTCCGGCCACGGTGTCGTTCGACGAGCGCAGTCGCAGCGATGAGATTGGCTTGCTGGCCCGCAGCTTTGAGCGGATGAAGCAGAGTTTGGCGATCTCGATGCAGATGCTCAAAGACCGGCAAGGGCGTCCATGA
- a CDS encoding PhnD/SsuA/transferrin family substrate-binding protein: MSVAGLGVRWPLLAVASMLWGLAGCGQQPSERVSLCGPVGQLRVGYVGAEEGRAMAGQAVLPDSDISRLRDLLTIASRCEVSLEPVVSPEQARQRLGAGEWDVAFLPPGLAALAMEGSDQRDYSLLRPLGQRSQSRSQLLVPSGSDRRTLAQLNGARLGLLPRGSLTGFYLPLYNLHGLRLQSVHYALSYRELLDQLRAGKLDVIAWDASLPDPGTDVRVIVDDPNLIPVGALVLSQPLVAADHQPFLKLLDQSAAQLPPSLGYVAGVLPEAQGLQRLRTVVTNVESWTLPLKGQPYAVYGRKQQLNAEGAS, from the coding sequence ATGAGCGTTGCTGGCTTGGGGGTGCGGTGGCCGCTGCTGGCTGTCGCTTCAATGCTGTGGGGTTTGGCTGGCTGCGGACAGCAGCCGTCTGAGCGGGTGAGTCTGTGTGGGCCTGTCGGTCAGCTGCGGGTGGGTTATGTGGGTGCCGAAGAGGGCCGAGCTATGGCGGGGCAAGCCGTTTTGCCCGATTCCGACATCTCGCGTCTGCGCGATCTGTTGACCATCGCCAGCCGCTGCGAGGTGTCGCTGGAGCCGGTGGTAAGTCCGGAGCAGGCACGGCAACGGCTCGGGGCCGGCGAATGGGATGTGGCGTTTCTGCCGCCCGGTCTGGCAGCCCTGGCGATGGAGGGGTCTGATCAGCGGGATTACAGCCTGCTGCGGCCCCTTGGGCAGCGCAGTCAGTCGCGCTCGCAGTTGTTGGTGCCTTCCGGCAGTGATCGGCGCACGCTCGCGCAATTGAACGGCGCTCGGCTGGGTCTGCTGCCGCGGGGTTCACTCACGGGTTTTTATCTGCCCCTTTACAACCTGCACGGCTTGCGTTTGCAGTCAGTTCACTATGCCCTCAGTTACCGCGAGTTGCTCGATCAATTGCGTGCCGGCAAGTTGGATGTGATCGCCTGGGATGCATCGCTGCCCGATCCCGGTACAGATGTGCGGGTGATCGTTGATGATCCAAATCTCATTCCTGTTGGTGCGTTGGTGCTCAGTCAGCCTCTGGTGGCAGCTGATCACCAGCCGTTTCTCAAGCTGTTGGATCAGAGTGCTGCCCAGCTTCCTCCCAGTCTGGGTTATGTGGCTGGGGTGTTGCCAGAAGCCCAGGGGCTGCAACGGCTCCGCACAGTGGTGACCAACGTGGAGAGCTGGACCTTGCCGCTGAAGGGGCAGCCCTATGCGGTTTACGGTCGCAAGCAGCAACTCAATGCGGAGGGGGCGAGTTGA
- a CDS encoding protein kinase, producing MAGRERQLKAIVFSDVVDSSVKIFADELIAIQRIKEDLALIRDELQRHGGSLVKSLGDGLLATFDGPTQALEFIQSCVQSLTARGRQSLAHRFGLHTGEIYADGDDILGQGVHLASRLQTVSPANGVAFVRSTYDLIDPRFRRLAQPMGEVELKGLPEPMQAYCLGQEQLLDFAQAHTPEAVQVEMLLADTPFELVRPLGRSPAQQTLLLQERQRERQAVMKLIPAGPSLVEALQVEAACLDRLRHPRIPRVLDGYARAGMFCFIQEYIPGPSLQGSLDLLRRKQRLAELLRQVLQVLEQVHAAGLVHGDLHPANLIPPPEAGPLFLVDFSLLKARLDVGSDQRRSGFTGVSEAGRAFFSAPERARFGRLTPAADLYALGVSALSLYTGQDPASLYDEAQGCWSLQGVEAEVAGWLAPLLEDLPARRVQQAADALRLLDQSPATPLVSVLPVLGSPGTGLSALSKPVLHQQLVSTYGPMVELLLESQPSVIPAGQVPALQERLVAAGLARADVEEACRAAQVQPEPALAVEAEPAPASVSPPAESAGPGRGYLQELRLAIGPIADVIWTSEMERAALDDPQRLRPLLLQASVPEVAVESLLKQVSGAVPASPPEGMEVVQPPTPEPEEAAPVDGEQLLLRLIGPIGSTVWHEVAHLPAEQRLAALETTLRGYGLDALTLADLRRQLQGG from the coding sequence ATGGCTGGGCGTGAGCGCCAGCTCAAGGCCATCGTGTTCAGCGATGTGGTGGATTCCTCCGTGAAAATCTTCGCGGATGAGCTGATTGCTATTCAGCGCATCAAAGAAGATCTGGCGCTCATTCGTGATGAGCTGCAGCGCCATGGCGGGTCCTTGGTGAAATCGCTGGGTGATGGCCTTCTCGCCACCTTCGATGGCCCCACCCAGGCGCTGGAGTTCATTCAGTCGTGCGTGCAGAGCCTGACGGCGAGAGGGCGTCAATCCTTGGCCCATCGCTTTGGCTTGCACACCGGCGAGATCTATGCCGACGGCGACGACATTCTCGGCCAAGGCGTGCATTTGGCGTCTCGCCTCCAGACGGTGAGCCCGGCCAACGGCGTGGCCTTTGTGCGGTCCACCTATGACCTGATTGATCCCCGCTTCCGTCGTTTGGCACAGCCGATGGGCGAGGTGGAGCTCAAGGGGTTGCCGGAGCCGATGCAGGCGTATTGCCTCGGTCAGGAGCAGTTGCTCGACTTTGCCCAGGCCCATACGCCGGAGGCCGTGCAAGTGGAGATGCTGCTGGCGGATACCCCGTTTGAGTTGGTGCGCCCATTGGGGCGCTCGCCCGCCCAGCAGACCCTGCTGCTTCAGGAGCGGCAGCGGGAGCGCCAGGCGGTGATGAAGCTGATTCCTGCGGGGCCGTCGCTTGTGGAGGCCCTGCAGGTGGAGGCTGCCTGTTTGGATCGATTGCGGCATCCCCGTATTCCGAGGGTGCTCGATGGCTATGCCCGCGCCGGGATGTTCTGCTTCATTCAGGAATACATTCCTGGCCCTTCCCTGCAGGGATCACTCGATCTGTTGCGGCGCAAACAGCGGTTGGCGGAGTTGCTGCGGCAAGTGCTCCAAGTGCTCGAGCAGGTGCATGCAGCTGGCCTCGTGCATGGCGATTTGCATCCCGCCAATCTGATTCCTCCCCCAGAGGCGGGCCCCCTCTTCCTGGTGGATTTCTCCTTGCTGAAGGCCCGTCTCGATGTGGGATCGGATCAGCGTCGCTCGGGCTTCACGGGTGTCTCGGAGGCTGGGCGTGCATTTTTCTCAGCGCCGGAGCGGGCTCGCTTCGGCCGGCTGACGCCAGCCGCAGACCTTTACGCCTTGGGGGTGTCGGCCCTGAGCCTCTACACCGGTCAAGATCCCGCCAGCCTCTACGACGAAGCCCAGGGCTGTTGGTCGCTTCAGGGGGTGGAGGCGGAGGTGGCCGGCTGGCTGGCGCCCCTGCTGGAGGATTTACCGGCCCGGCGTGTGCAACAGGCGGCCGATGCGCTGCGGCTGCTCGATCAGTCGCCCGCGACTCCGTTGGTGAGTGTTCTCCCCGTGCTGGGGAGTCCGGGGACCGGCCTTTCTGCACTCAGCAAGCCCGTGCTGCATCAGCAACTGGTGAGCACGTATGGCCCGATGGTGGAGTTGCTGCTCGAGAGCCAGCCCAGTGTGATTCCGGCTGGGCAGGTGCCTGCGCTGCAGGAGCGGTTGGTGGCAGCCGGCTTGGCCCGTGCCGATGTGGAGGAGGCCTGTCGGGCCGCCCAGGTGCAGCCGGAGCCGGCTCTGGCGGTTGAGGCTGAGCCTGCTCCGGCTTCCGTGTCCCCACCAGCTGAATCGGCTGGGCCTGGGCGTGGGTATCTGCAAGAGCTGCGTCTGGCGATTGGTCCGATTGCTGATGTGATCTGGACGTCGGAGATGGAGCGAGCTGCGTTGGATGATCCCCAGCGGCTGCGTCCGTTATTGCTGCAGGCCAGCGTTCCCGAGGTCGCTGTGGAGTCGTTGTTGAAGCAGGTCTCCGGGGCGGTACCTGCGTCGCCTCCGGAAGGGATGGAGGTCGTTCAGCCCCCCACCCCAGAGCCGGAGGAGGCTGCGCCCGTTGATGGTGAGCAGTTGCTGCTGCGCCTGATCGGCCCCATCGGCAGCACGGTGTGGCACGAGGTGGCCCACTTGCCGGCGGAGCAGCGGCTGGCAGCCTTGGAAACGACCCTGCGGGGCTATGGCCTGGATGCGCTCACCCTGGCGGATCTGCGCCGGCAGCTTCAAGGGGGATGA
- the argS gene encoding arginine--tRNA ligase, which translates to MLRIAETLEAQLRAAMERAFPEAAPPAGGFDPQLAPASKPEFGDFQANGALPLAKPLGQPPRAIATAVVEQLKADPSFAELCLEPQIAGPGFINLTLRPERLAAEVQACLQDQRLGVPAVQGNTPVVVDFSSPNIAKEMHVGHLRSTIIGDSLARVLEFRGHPVLRLNHVGDWGTQFGMLITHLKQVAPEALNTADAVDLGDLVAFYRQAKQRFDDDEAFQATSREEVVKLQGGDPVSLKAWGLLCDQSRREFQKIYDRLDIRLSERGESFYNPYLEAVVADLEAAGLLVVDDGARCVFLEGVSGKDGKPLPVIVQKSDGGFNYATTDLAAIRYRFGAAPDGDGARRVIYVTDAGQANHFAGVFQVARRAGWLPEDGRLEHVPFGLVQGEDGKKLKTRAGDTVRLRDLLDEAVERAEADLRRRLDEEGRSEDEAFIQHVATTVGLAAVKYADLSQNRITNYQFSFDRMLALQGNTAPYLLYAVVRIAGIARKGGDLEGSSSAAAQPLSFSEPQEWALVRELLKFDAVIAEVEEELLPNRLCTYLFELSQVFNRFYDQVPVLKAEEPARSSRLALCRLTADTLKLGLGLLGIPTLERM; encoded by the coding sequence ATGCTCCGCATCGCTGAAACCCTGGAAGCCCAGCTGCGCGCAGCGATGGAGCGGGCCTTCCCCGAGGCGGCGCCGCCGGCAGGAGGCTTTGATCCCCAGTTGGCCCCTGCCAGCAAGCCCGAATTTGGCGATTTTCAGGCCAATGGAGCCCTGCCGCTCGCGAAACCGCTGGGGCAGCCACCACGGGCGATTGCCACGGCGGTGGTGGAGCAGCTGAAGGCAGACCCGAGTTTTGCGGAGTTGTGCCTTGAGCCGCAGATCGCAGGGCCTGGCTTTATCAACCTCACCCTGCGCCCCGAGCGGCTCGCCGCTGAAGTGCAGGCCTGCCTCCAAGACCAACGTCTTGGGGTGCCTGCGGTGCAGGGCAATACGCCGGTGGTGGTGGATTTCTCCAGCCCCAACATCGCCAAGGAGATGCATGTGGGGCACCTGCGTTCCACGATCATTGGCGACTCTCTGGCGCGGGTGCTGGAGTTCCGCGGCCATCCGGTGCTGCGGCTCAACCATGTGGGCGATTGGGGCACCCAGTTCGGGATGCTGATCACCCACCTCAAGCAGGTGGCCCCCGAGGCGCTCAACACCGCTGATGCCGTGGATCTCGGTGATCTCGTGGCCTTCTACCGCCAGGCCAAGCAGCGCTTCGACGACGATGAAGCCTTCCAAGCCACCTCGCGCGAGGAGGTGGTGAAGTTGCAGGGCGGCGATCCGGTGTCGCTCAAGGCCTGGGGGCTGCTCTGCGATCAGAGCCGGCGTGAATTTCAGAAGATCTACGACCGCCTCGACATTCGCCTCAGCGAGCGCGGCGAATCCTTCTACAACCCCTACCTCGAGGCAGTCGTTGCGGATCTGGAGGCCGCTGGTTTGTTGGTGGTGGACGACGGCGCCCGCTGCGTGTTCCTCGAAGGGGTGAGCGGTAAAGACGGCAAACCGCTGCCGGTGATCGTGCAGAAGAGTGATGGCGGCTTCAACTACGCCACCACCGATCTGGCGGCAATCCGCTACCGCTTTGGCGCAGCCCCCGATGGCGATGGCGCCCGCCGCGTGATCTACGTAACTGATGCTGGCCAGGCCAACCATTTCGCTGGCGTGTTCCAGGTAGCCCGCCGCGCCGGTTGGCTGCCGGAGGATGGCCGGCTAGAGCACGTGCCCTTCGGCCTGGTGCAAGGCGAAGACGGCAAGAAGCTCAAAACCCGCGCCGGTGACACCGTGCGCCTGCGCGATCTGCTCGATGAGGCCGTTGAGCGCGCCGAAGCCGACCTGCGTCGCCGCCTCGACGAGGAAGGCCGCAGCGAAGACGAAGCCTTCATCCAGCACGTGGCCACCACGGTGGGCCTGGCGGCAGTGAAGTACGCCGACCTCAGCCAGAACCGGATCACCAACTACCAGTTCAGCTTTGACCGGATGCTGGCGCTTCAGGGCAACACGGCGCCCTATCTGCTCTATGCGGTGGTGCGCATCGCCGGTATCGCCCGCAAGGGCGGCGATCTTGAGGGCAGCTCTTCAGCCGCTGCTCAGCCCCTCAGCTTCAGCGAACCGCAGGAGTGGGCCCTGGTGCGCGAGCTGCTCAAGTTCGATGCGGTGATCGCTGAGGTGGAGGAGGAGCTGCTGCCCAACCGCCTCTGCACCTACCTCTTTGAGCTCAGTCAGGTGTTTAACCGCTTCTACGACCAAGTGCCGGTGCTCAAGGCCGAAGAGCCGGCCCGTTCCTCACGCCTGGCCCTCTGCCGCCTCACGGCCGACACCCTCAAACTGGGGCTGGGCCTGTTGGGCATTCCCACCTTGGAGCGCATGTGA
- a CDS encoding histidinol-phosphate transaminase — protein sequence MTADRNALDRLSPDLPFPSPRPEVESLHAYSAPLEGRRQMLRLDFNENTIGPSPKVVEALRAIPADHIAIYPEYDGLREAVIANLNLPLQPDQMGLFNGVDAAIHAIFHAYGDRGATLLTTAPTFGYYTPCAQMQGMAIEAIPYDGETFAFPLERIREALLQPRSGQPPRLLLICNPNNPTGTRLAPERILELAAAAPQTLVVVDELYEAFTGDSVLPQADFTALPNLLVLRSLAKTAGLAGLRIGFAIGHAAVVDRISRVTGPYDINSFAVTAAFAALKDQAYVDAYVAEVTEARAWLAEQLRSAGVRHHVEGGNYLLLWPQTDPAAVDQALREAGILVRAMTGKPLIDGSLRVSIGTRDQMQRFWATYQRITSI from the coding sequence ATGACGGCAGACCGCAATGCCCTCGACCGGCTGTCTCCGGACCTCCCGTTCCCCAGCCCTCGCCCTGAGGTGGAGAGCTTGCACGCCTACAGCGCGCCGCTGGAGGGACGGCGCCAGATGTTGCGGCTCGACTTCAACGAGAACACCATTGGCCCCAGCCCGAAGGTGGTGGAGGCGTTGCGGGCGATTCCCGCTGATCACATCGCCATCTACCCCGAGTACGACGGTCTGCGGGAGGCTGTGATCGCCAACCTGAATCTGCCCTTGCAGCCCGATCAGATGGGGTTGTTCAACGGGGTGGATGCAGCGATCCACGCCATCTTTCATGCCTATGGCGACCGGGGTGCGACGTTGCTCACCACTGCGCCCACCTTTGGCTACTACACCCCCTGTGCCCAGATGCAGGGCATGGCGATCGAAGCCATTCCCTACGACGGCGAGACGTTCGCCTTCCCATTGGAACGCATCCGAGAGGCCCTGCTCCAGCCCCGCTCCGGCCAGCCGCCGCGCCTGCTGCTGATCTGCAATCCCAACAACCCCACCGGTACCCGTCTGGCACCCGAGCGGATCCTGGAGTTGGCGGCGGCTGCACCGCAGACCCTTGTGGTGGTGGATGAGCTCTATGAGGCCTTCACCGGCGACAGCGTGTTGCCCCAGGCCGATTTCACCGCTCTGCCCAACCTGCTGGTGCTGCGTTCCCTGGCCAAAACGGCCGGCCTGGCCGGCCTGCGCATCGGTTTTGCCATCGGCCACGCCGCCGTGGTGGATCGCATCAGCCGCGTCACCGGCCCTTACGACATCAACAGCTTTGCCGTCACGGCAGCCTTCGCTGCGTTGAAGGATCAGGCCTATGTGGATGCCTACGTGGCGGAGGTGACCGAAGCTCGGGCCTGGCTGGCTGAGCAGTTGCGCTCTGCTGGCGTGCGCCACCATGTGGAGGGCGGCAACTACCTGCTGCTCTGGCCCCAGACCGACCCTGCCGCGGTGGATCAGGCTCTGCGTGAGGCCGGCATCCTGGTGCGCGCGATGACTGGCAAACCCCTGATTGATGGCTCGCTACGGGTGAGCATCGGCACCCGCGACCAGATGCAGCGCTTCTGGGCTACCTATCAGCGCATCACCTCGATCTGA
- a CDS encoding MBL fold metallo-hydrolase, with protein MALPTMVALRKTASLPIRLLTAAAVTLPLAASANTGVTITSYGHSALLIRGGGATVLINPFKAVGCAAGLAEPRVSANVILASSRLLDEGAPVASGRLLSSPGSYRVAGLKIDGISAPHDRFGGRRFGQSTLWRWKQGGLEFAHLGGTAATLNPEDKVLLGKPDVLIIGVGGGAKVYTGVEAAAVVRELNPRRVIPVQYVSGTTPKDCDQSGVDPFLQAMSGTPVKRVGRVLSLPANLSDGTQIEVMR; from the coding sequence ATGGCCCTGCCGACGATGGTTGCTCTGCGCAAGACCGCTTCGTTGCCGATCCGCCTGCTGACAGCGGCGGCCGTCACCCTGCCGCTGGCCGCCAGCGCCAACACCGGCGTGACGATCACCAGCTACGGCCACAGCGCCCTGCTGATCCGCGGCGGCGGGGCCACGGTGCTGATCAACCCGTTCAAGGCTGTGGGCTGTGCTGCCGGCCTGGCAGAACCACGGGTGAGCGCCAACGTGATTTTGGCCAGCAGTCGCCTTTTGGATGAGGGAGCGCCCGTGGCTAGCGGCCGCCTGCTCAGCAGCCCCGGCTCCTACCGGGTAGCCGGCCTGAAAATCGACGGCATCTCAGCCCCTCACGATCGCTTCGGCGGGCGCCGCTTCGGCCAGTCCACCCTGTGGCGCTGGAAGCAGGGCGGGCTGGAGTTCGCCCATCTGGGCGGCACCGCCGCCACGCTGAACCCAGAAGACAAGGTGCTGCTGGGCAAACCCGATGTGCTGATCATCGGCGTGGGCGGCGGGGCAAAGGTGTACACCGGCGTGGAAGCCGCCGCGGTGGTGCGCGAGCTCAATCCCCGGCGTGTGATCCCGGTGCAATACGTGAGCGGCACCACCCCGAAAGACTGTGATCAAAGCGGCGTGGATCCCTTCCTCCAGGCCATGAGCGGCACCCCGGTGAAGCGGGTGGGCCGGGTGCTCAGCCTTCCCGCCAACCTCAGCGACGGCACTCAGATCGAGGTGATGCGCTGA
- a CDS encoding aminodeoxychorismate/anthranilate synthase component II, which produces MLLVLDNYDSFTFNLVQYLGELAADHPITDDVRVERNDALTLQQIRELAPDAILISPGPGDPDQSGVCLEVLRELSPTIPTLGVCLGHQSIAQVYGGKVVRAKELMHGKTSPVLHEGQGVFAGLPNPLTATRYHSLIAERESLPDCLEITAWLDDGTIMGLRHRTYPHLQGVQFHPESVLTQNGHQLLSNFLAQAAAG; this is translated from the coding sequence ATGCTTCTCGTTCTCGACAACTACGACAGCTTCACCTTCAACCTGGTGCAGTACCTGGGTGAGCTCGCCGCCGATCACCCGATCACCGACGACGTGCGCGTAGAGCGCAACGACGCCCTCACGCTCCAACAGATCCGCGAGCTGGCGCCGGACGCCATCCTGATCTCCCCCGGACCCGGCGACCCCGACCAATCCGGGGTGTGCCTGGAGGTGTTGCGGGAGCTGAGCCCAACCATCCCCACCCTGGGGGTGTGCCTCGGCCATCAATCGATTGCCCAGGTGTATGGCGGCAAGGTGGTGCGCGCCAAGGAGCTGATGCACGGCAAAACCTCTCCGGTGCTGCATGAAGGCCAGGGCGTGTTCGCCGGCCTGCCCAACCCCCTCACCGCGACCCGCTATCACAGCCTGATCGCTGAGCGCGAGTCCCTGCCTGACTGCCTCGAGATCACGGCCTGGCTCGACGACGGCACGATCATGGGTCTGCGCCACCGCACGTATCCGCACCTGCAGGGGGTGCAGTTCCACCCCGAGAGCGTGCTCACCCAGAACGGCCACCAACTGCTCAGCAATTTCCTCGCCCAGGCAGCAGCGGGCTAG